Proteins from a single region of Macadamia integrifolia cultivar HAES 741 unplaced genomic scaffold, SCU_Mint_v3 scaffold961, whole genome shotgun sequence:
- the LOC122070653 gene encoding beta-glucosidase 13-like: MYAISCQGTATKFYQQTISNVKKIASDWLYIYPSEIRDILIRIKIKYNNPIIYVAENGISNDGKIPLDENLKDNQRTQAYIDHLSYLRKTIEEGVDVRGFFVWSLLENFEWNCGYTVRFGIYHVDFKDGLKRHPKKSAIWFKSYLQK, from the exons ATGTATGCGATCTCTTGTCAAGGAACAGCTACCAAATTTTACCAACAAACAATCTCAAATGTTAAAAAG ATTGCCTCAGATTGGCTTTACATCTACCCTTCGGAAATTCGAGACATTTTAATTCGCATAAAGATAAAGTACAACAATCCTATCATCTATGTCGCAGAGAATG GAATTTCTAATGATGGAAAAATACCATTAGATGAAAACCTCAAAGATAATCAAAGGACACAAGCATATATTGACCATCTATCGTATCTTCGAAAAACCATAGA GGAAGGTGTGGATGTAAGGGGATTCTTCGTGTGGTCATTGCtagaaaattttgaatggaaTTGTGGTTATACAGTGAGGTTTGGTATCTACCATGTAGATTTCAAAGATGGGCTAAAAAGGCACCCAAAGAAATCAGCCATTTGGTTTAAAAGCTacctccaaaaataa